In a single window of the Notamacropus eugenii isolate mMacEug1 chromosome 4, mMacEug1.pri_v2, whole genome shotgun sequence genome:
- the LOC140502157 gene encoding uncharacterized protein has product MAAGSGVGPGPLLPSLAPRPSRSRLPRGACSCSLVPAPRLPSPPPRGQGARARALRLSAPLAPSAGSLRPAPRPPGHVTFSFHADLGEGEGTVISVGKARPRPSRKRAPCPGAALVTPGLRLRLPQGDAGPPGWCDLGVTERGGPGSPASPPCPAQEHRGGQSGPWAPQGGHRRTALGRTPEVDRAPLLRPGGGGGGQQERPWEERTGRGQALTQVASSALARRRRRAPARGDEGMEHEAEPLAEKVRSVKGWRLLWQRGLPCSGDPQNLPKTVQVEAIQFPGMAPADCPCFTGIHRGQHNSSVNLQFGNQSNTSSLLYFSLEPPKH; this is encoded by the exons ATGGCCGCCGGGTCTGGGGTCGGGCCgggccccctcctcccttccctcgcTCCGCGTCCCTCTCGCTCTCGCCTCCCTCGAGGCGCGTGCTCGTGCTCGCTCGTGCCCGCGCCCCGCCTCCCGTCTCCCCCCCCCCGGGGGCAAGGCGCACGCGCACGCGCACTGCGTCTCTCGGCGCCCCTCGCCCCCTCCGCCGGATCCCTCCGCCCGGCCCCGCGCCCCCCG GGTCACGTGACGTTCTCTTTCCACGCCgacctgggggagggggaggggaccgTTATCTCGGTCGGTAAAGCGCGCCCCCGACCCTCCCGGAAGCGCGCCCCCTGCCCTGGGGCTGCTCTAG TCACCCCCGGACTCCGACTGAGGCTCCCTCAAGGGGACGCAGGGCCCCCGGGCTGGTGCGATCTGGGGGTGACCGAGCGTGGGGGGCCCGGGAGTCCGGCCTCCCCGCCTTGTCCTGCGCAGGAGCATCGAGGAGGACAGTCCGGCCCTTGGGCTCCCCAGGGAGGTCATCGGAGGACAGCGCTGGGGAGGACGCCCGAAGTGGACAGAGCCCCCCTGCTGAGgccgggaggaggaggaggagggcagcaGGAGAGGCCTTGGGAGGAGAGGACGGGCCGCGGCCAGGCGCTCACCCAGGTGGCTTCCTCTGCCTTGgcgaggaggaggagaagggccCCTGCCCGAGGGGACGAGGGGATGGAGCACGAAGCAGAGCCCTTGGCTGAGAAGGTCCGCTCGGTGAAGGGATGGCGGCTGCTGTGGCAGAGAGGTTTGCCCTGCTCAG gtgatcctcagaatcttcctaagacagttcaagtggaagcaattcagtttcctggcatggcaccagcagactgcccatgtttcacaggcatacaccgaggtcagcacaacagctctgtcaaccttcagtttggtaatcagtctaatacctcttctctactatacttttctttggagcctcccaaacactga